From the genome of Streptomyces sp. NBC_00659, one region includes:
- a CDS encoding L,D-transpeptidase, producing the protein MNHSPRIRTVVSCTALVVAFGAGAAACGSDDHPLSAKPYDAAGQISFKGLSEDSKKQTKVDPDKPLEITSESDGGRITDVTATDASGRHVAGELAADGSRWHSTSPLAAGAHYTVHVSTEDEDGAPGRKVIGFDTSTPKTKKLLNVAFGPKAGKYGVGQPITAELSAPVKDKAARTIVERALRVDSVPAVDGTWHWVDDKTLHYRPKEYWPAHATLTAHSNLAGVRIGERLWGGNAKTVKITTGDRLIALTDAATHSMTVYRNGQDIKKIPVTTGKPGFDTRNGVKVVLGKESLVRMRGTSIGIAEGSSDSYDLEVRYATRVTWSGEYVHAAPWSTGSQGYANVSHGCTGMSTENAEWFFNTFNEGDIVKVVNSDGKTMDAFGNGFGDWNLDWKNWRDGSALMAGSPDAPNPAQRARLRPESV; encoded by the coding sequence ATGAATCACTCACCGCGAATCCGCACGGTCGTCAGCTGCACCGCGCTGGTGGTCGCCTTCGGCGCCGGCGCCGCCGCCTGCGGCTCCGACGACCACCCGCTCTCGGCGAAGCCGTACGACGCGGCGGGACAGATCTCGTTCAAGGGCCTCTCCGAGGACAGCAAGAAGCAGACCAAGGTCGACCCCGACAAGCCCCTGGAAATCACCTCCGAGAGTGACGGGGGGCGCATCACCGACGTGACCGCCACGGACGCGTCAGGACGTCATGTCGCGGGCGAACTGGCCGCCGACGGCAGCCGCTGGCACAGCACCTCGCCACTCGCCGCAGGAGCCCACTACACGGTGCACGTGAGCACCGAGGACGAGGACGGCGCCCCCGGCCGCAAGGTCATCGGCTTCGACACCAGCACGCCGAAGACGAAGAAGCTGCTGAACGTCGCATTCGGTCCCAAGGCGGGCAAGTACGGCGTCGGACAGCCGATAACCGCCGAACTCAGCGCCCCCGTCAAGGACAAGGCGGCCCGCACGATCGTCGAACGAGCCCTCAGGGTCGACTCCGTCCCCGCGGTGGACGGCACCTGGCACTGGGTGGACGACAAGACGCTGCACTACCGCCCCAAGGAGTACTGGCCCGCCCACGCCACCCTGACGGCCCACAGCAACCTCGCCGGCGTCAGGATCGGCGAACGCCTGTGGGGCGGCAACGCCAAGACTGTGAAGATCACCACGGGCGACCGCCTGATCGCCCTGACCGACGCCGCCACCCACTCCATGACGGTCTACCGCAACGGCCAGGACATCAAGAAGATCCCCGTCACCACGGGCAAGCCCGGCTTCGACACGCGCAACGGCGTCAAGGTCGTGCTCGGCAAGGAGTCCCTCGTACGGATGCGCGGTACCAGCATCGGAATCGCCGAGGGCAGTTCGGACTCCTACGACCTGGAGGTGCGCTACGCCACCCGGGTGACCTGGAGCGGTGAGTACGTCCACGCCGCGCCCTGGTCGACCGGCTCCCAGGGGTACGCCAACGTCAGCCACGGCTGCACCGGTATGAGCACCGAGAACGCCGAATGGTTCTTCAACACGTTCAACGAGGGCGACATAGTCAAGGTCGTCAACTCCGACGGCAAGACCATGGACGCGTTCGGCAACGGGTTCGGCGACTGGAACCTCGACTGGAAGAACTGGCGCGACGGCAGTGCGCTGATGGCCGGGTCCCCGGACGCCCCGAACCCGGCCCAGCGCGCCAGACTGCGCCCCGAGAGCGTGTGA
- the ctaE gene encoding aa3-type cytochrome oxidase subunit III, protein MSVVATATTVETGHAHPSVNRPNLTSVGTIIWLSSELMFFAALFAMYFTLRSVTGPDHWKEMASSLNLPFSATNTTILVLSSLTCQLGVFAAERGDVKKLRMWFIVTFIMGAIFIGGQVFEYTELVTKDGLSLSSDPYGSVFYLTTGFHGLHVTGGLIAFLLVLGRTYAARRFTHEQATAAIVVSYYWHFVDVVWIGLFATIYLIK, encoded by the coding sequence ATGTCGGTCGTGGCGACAGCAACGACAGTAGAAACCGGGCACGCGCACCCGTCGGTCAATCGGCCGAACCTCACCAGCGTCGGAACCATCATCTGGCTGAGTTCCGAGCTGATGTTCTTCGCGGCCCTCTTCGCGATGTACTTCACCCTGCGATCGGTGACCGGGCCGGATCACTGGAAGGAAATGGCGTCCAGCCTGAACCTTCCGTTCTCGGCGACGAACACCACGATCCTGGTGCTCTCCTCCCTGACCTGCCAGCTCGGCGTCTTCGCCGCCGAGCGCGGGGACGTGAAGAAGCTCCGGATGTGGTTCATCGTCACCTTCATCATGGGTGCGATCTTCATCGGCGGTCAGGTCTTCGAGTACACCGAACTGGTCACGAAGGACGGGCTCTCGCTCTCCTCCGACCCGTACGGCTCGGTGTTCTACCTGACCACCGGCTTCCACGGACTGCATGTGACGGGCGGACTCATCGCCTTCCTGCTGGTCCTCGGTCGCACCTACGCGGCTCGGAGGTTCACTCACGAGCAGGCGACCGCCGCCATCGTCGTGTCCTACTACTGGCACTTCGTCGATGTCGTCTGGATCGGCCTTTTCGCCACGATCTACCTGATCAAGTAA
- the ctaD gene encoding aa3-type cytochrome oxidase subunit I: protein MSILNEPQGAAEDSYENELPVRRKQPGSVVIKWLTTTDHKTIGTLYLVTSFAFFIVGGVMALLMRAELARPGLQIMSNEQFNQAFTMHGTIMLLMFATPLFAGFTNWIMPLQIGAPDVAFPRLNMFAYWLYLFGSTIAVGGFLTPQGAADFGWFAYSPLSDAVRSPGIGADMWIMGLAFSGFGTILGAVNFITTIICMRAPGMTMFRMPIFVWNVLLTAVLVLLAFPVLAAALFALEADRKFGAHVFDASNGGALLWQHLFWFFGHPEVYIIALPFFGIISEVIPVFSRKPMFGYMGLIGATIAIAGLSVTVWAHHMYVTGGVLLPFFSFMTFLIAVPTGVKFFNWIGTMWKGSLSFETPMLWAVGFLITFTFGGLTGVILASPPMDFHVSDSYFVVAHFHYVVFGTVVFAMFSGFHFWWPKMTGKMLDERLGKVTFWTLFVGFHGTFLVQHWLGAEGMPRRYADYLAQDGFTALNTISTISSFLLGLSILPFLYNVWKTAKYGKKVEVDDPWGYGRSLEWATSCPPPRHNFLTLPRIRSESPAFDLHHPEIAALDQLENAGHGSSALPGGKEAGK from the coding sequence GTGAGCATCCTCAACGAACCCCAGGGTGCCGCCGAAGACTCGTACGAGAACGAGCTGCCGGTGCGGCGCAAGCAGCCCGGCAGTGTTGTGATCAAGTGGCTCACCACCACTGACCACAAGACGATCGGCACGCTCTATCTGGTCACGTCGTTCGCGTTCTTCATCGTCGGCGGCGTCATGGCGCTGCTCATGCGCGCCGAGCTGGCGCGTCCCGGACTGCAGATCATGTCGAACGAGCAGTTCAACCAGGCGTTCACGATGCACGGCACGATCATGCTGCTGATGTTCGCGACGCCGCTGTTCGCCGGTTTCACGAACTGGATCATGCCGCTGCAGATCGGCGCGCCCGACGTGGCGTTCCCGCGGCTGAACATGTTCGCCTACTGGCTGTACCTCTTCGGCTCGACGATCGCGGTCGGCGGCTTCCTCACCCCGCAGGGCGCGGCCGACTTCGGCTGGTTCGCCTACAGCCCGCTGTCGGACGCGGTCCGCTCGCCGGGCATCGGCGCCGACATGTGGATCATGGGTCTGGCCTTCTCCGGCTTCGGCACCATCCTCGGCGCGGTCAACTTCATCACCACGATCATCTGCATGCGCGCTCCGGGCATGACGATGTTCCGTATGCCGATCTTCGTGTGGAACGTGCTGCTCACCGCGGTTCTGGTGCTGCTGGCCTTCCCCGTCCTCGCGGCGGCGCTGTTCGCCCTGGAGGCGGACCGAAAATTCGGGGCGCATGTCTTCGACGCGTCAAACGGTGGAGCCTTGCTCTGGCAACACCTCTTCTGGTTCTTCGGCCATCCAGAGGTGTACATCATCGCCCTGCCGTTCTTCGGCATCATCTCCGAAGTCATCCCGGTGTTCTCGCGCAAGCCGATGTTCGGTTACATGGGCCTGATCGGCGCGACCATCGCGATCGCCGGTCTGTCCGTGACCGTGTGGGCGCACCACATGTACGTCACCGGTGGCGTTCTGCTCCCGTTCTTCTCCTTCATGACGTTCCTCATCGCCGTACCGACCGGCGTGAAGTTCTTCAACTGGATCGGAACGATGTGGAAGGGCTCGCTGTCCTTCGAGACACCGATGCTCTGGGCCGTCGGCTTCCTCATCACCTTCACCTTCGGTGGTCTGACCGGCGTCATCCTGGCCTCGCCGCCGATGGACTTCCACGTGTCCGACTCCTACTTCGTGGTGGCGCACTTCCACTACGTGGTGTTCGGCACCGTGGTGTTCGCGATGTTCTCCGGCTTCCACTTCTGGTGGCCGAAGATGACCGGCAAGATGCTCGACGAGCGTCTCGGCAAGGTCACCTTCTGGACGCTGTTCGTGGGCTTCCACGGCACGTTCCTGGTGCAGCACTGGCTGGGTGCCGAGGGCATGCCGCGTCGTTACGCGGACTACCTCGCGCAGGACGGCTTCACCGCGCTGAACACGATCTCGACGATCAGCTCGTTCCTGCTCGGCCTGTCGATCCTGCCCTTCCTCTACAACGTGTGGAAGACGGCCAAGTACGGCAAGAAGGTCGAGGTCGACGACCCGTGGGGCTACGGCCGTTCGCTCGAGTGGGCGACCTCCTGCCCGCCGCCGCGGCACAACTTCCTCACCCTGCCGCGGATCCGCAGTGAATCCCCGGCCTTCGACCTGCACCACCCGGAGATCGCCGCTCTCGACCAGCTCGAGAACGCCGGTCACGGTTCGTCGGCCCTTCCTGGTGGAAAGGAGGCCGGCAAGTGA
- a CDS encoding cytochrome c oxidase subunit 4 — MKVQGKMFLWLAVFILVMGIVYGVWSKEPAGSTALFMGFGLCIMIGYYLAFTARRVDAMAQDDKEADVADEAGEVGFFSPHSWQPLSLGVGGALAFLGVVFGWWLLYFSAPLIVLGLWGWVFEYYHGENRTQ, encoded by the coding sequence GTGAAGGTCCAAGGCAAGATGTTCCTCTGGCTGGCCGTGTTCATCCTCGTCATGGGGATCGTCTACGGCGTGTGGTCCAAGGAGCCGGCCGGTTCGACGGCCCTCTTCATGGGCTTCGGCCTCTGCATCATGATCGGCTACTACCTGGCCTTCACGGCCCGGCGTGTCGACGCGATGGCCCAGGACGACAAGGAGGCCGACGTCGCGGACGAGGCCGGCGAAGTGGGCTTCTTCAGCCCGCACAGCTGGCAGCCGCTCTCGCTCGGCGTCGGTGGCGCGCTCGCCTTCCTGGGCGTCGTCTTCGGCTGGTGGCTGCTGTACTTCTCGGCGCCGCTGATCGTGCTCGGCCTGTGGGGCTGGGTCTTCGAGTACTACCACGGTGAGAACCGCACCCAGTAG
- the qcrA gene encoding cytochrome bc1 complex Rieske iron-sulfur subunit, with product MSSQDIPEENVPAERASDDHAGHGHGPVAVADEQNPFADPGLPPHEHRIQDIDERAARRSERLVAMLFVLSMVATVGFIASYVAIPNDKSVYVFPLGHISALNFALGMSLGVALFAIGAGAVHWARTLMSDVEIADERHPIEAEPAVKAKVLADFKEGAKESALGRRKLIRNTMFGALALFPLSGVMLLRDLGPLPGTKLRHTLWSKGKLLVNMNTNEPLRPSDLAVGSLTFAKPEGLEEHDEDFQKEIAKAALMIIRLQPEDIKDKQELEWSYQGIVAYSKICTHVGCPISLYEQQTHHALCPCHQSTFDLSDGARVIFGPAGHALPQLQIGVNAEGYLEALSDFQEPVGPAFWERG from the coding sequence ATGAGTAGCCAAGACATTCCAGAAGAGAACGTGCCCGCTGAGCGGGCCTCCGACGACCACGCCGGTCACGGTCACGGTCCGGTAGCCGTCGCGGACGAGCAGAATCCGTTCGCGGACCCGGGGCTGCCGCCCCACGAGCACCGCATCCAGGACATCGACGAGCGGGCCGCCAGGCGGTCCGAGCGTCTGGTGGCCATGCTGTTCGTGCTGTCGATGGTGGCCACCGTCGGCTTCATCGCCTCCTACGTGGCGATCCCGAACGACAAGTCGGTCTACGTGTTCCCGCTCGGGCACATCAGCGCGCTGAACTTCGCGCTGGGCATGTCGCTCGGTGTGGCGCTGTTCGCGATCGGCGCGGGCGCGGTCCACTGGGCCCGCACCCTGATGTCCGACGTGGAGATCGCCGACGAGCGCCACCCGATCGAGGCGGAGCCCGCGGTCAAGGCCAAGGTCCTGGCCGACTTCAAGGAAGGCGCCAAGGAGTCCGCGCTCGGCCGCCGCAAGCTGATCCGCAACACGATGTTCGGCGCGCTGGCCCTGTTCCCGCTCTCCGGCGTCATGCTGCTGCGCGACCTCGGCCCGCTGCCCGGCACGAAGCTGCGCCACACGCTGTGGTCCAAGGGCAAGCTCCTCGTCAACATGAACACGAACGAGCCGCTGCGTCCCTCGGACCTGGCCGTCGGCTCGCTCACCTTCGCCAAGCCCGAGGGCCTGGAGGAGCACGACGAGGACTTCCAGAAGGAGATCGCCAAGGCGGCCCTGATGATCATCCGGCTCCAGCCGGAGGACATCAAGGACAAGCAGGAACTCGAGTGGTCCTACCAGGGCATCGTGGCGTACTCGAAGATCTGCACCCACGTCGGCTGCCCGATCTCCCTGTACGAGCAGCAGACGCACCACGCGCTGTGCCCGTGCCACCAGTCCACCTTCGACCTCTCCGACGGTGCCCGGGTCATCTTCGGCCCGGCGGGTCACGCCCTGCCGCAGCTGCAGATCGGCGTGAACGCTGAGGGCTACCTCGAGGCGCTCAGCGACTTCCAGGAGCCCGTCGGTCCTGCATTCTGGGAGCGCGGATGA
- the qcrC gene encoding cytochrome bc1 complex diheme cytochrome c subunit gives MKKLSARRRHPLAAVVVLLLALAATGGLYAAFAPAGKAQADETAQSLGITEGQKLYSVGCASCHGTGGQGSSDGPSLVGVGAAAVDFQVGTGRMPAQQPGAQIPRKKVIYTQAEIDQMAAYIASLGAGPVIPTKNQVSPEGADIAKGGELFRTNCAQCHNFTGKGGALTHGKYAPSLEGVDPKHIYEAMQTGPQNMPSFPDTTLTEKNKQDIIAYLDAVNGDDTESPGGLELGGLGPVSEGLFGWVFGLGTLIAVAVWVAARTAKAKKS, from the coding sequence GTGAAAAAGCTCTCCGCACGACGACGCCATCCGCTGGCGGCGGTCGTCGTCCTACTCCTCGCGCTGGCGGCCACCGGGGGGCTGTACGCCGCGTTCGCACCCGCGGGCAAGGCGCAGGCCGACGAAACCGCCCAGTCCCTCGGGATCACCGAGGGCCAGAAGCTGTACTCCGTGGGCTGCGCAAGCTGCCACGGAACCGGCGGTCAGGGCAGCTCCGACGGTCCCAGCCTGGTGGGTGTGGGCGCCGCGGCGGTCGACTTCCAGGTCGGCACCGGCCGTATGCCGGCCCAGCAGCCGGGCGCTCAGATCCCGCGCAAGAAGGTGATCTACACGCAGGCCGAGATCGACCAGATGGCGGCCTACATCGCCTCGCTCGGCGCCGGCCCCGTGATCCCGACCAAGAACCAGGTCAGCCCCGAGGGCGCGGACATCGCCAAGGGCGGTGAACTCTTCCGTACCAACTGCGCCCAGTGCCACAACTTCACCGGCAAGGGCGGCGCGCTGACGCACGGCAAGTACGCGCCGAGCCTGGAGGGTGTCGACCCGAAGCACATCTACGAGGCCATGCAGACGGGCCCGCAGAACATGCCGTCCTTCCCCGACACCACGCTGACGGAGAAGAACAAGCAGGACATCATCGCGTACCTCGACGCGGTCAACGGTGACGACACCGAGAGCCCGGGCGGTCTTGAGCTGGGCGGCCTCGGGCCGGTCAGCGAGGGCCTGTTCGGCTGGGTCTTCGGTCTCGGAACCCTGATCGCCGTCGCCGTCTGGGTCGCCGCTCGGACCGCAAAGGCCAAGAAGTCATGA